GATAAGTTACAAGAGTTTCCTACCACTAATCTACGCCCTTAGCGGTACCCGTATTTAGCATGGCCTAAGTAGCATTTGCATTAATCAAAACCGAAATGTAAAGCCATTGGATGTTTCAGCACAAATTGCATTCAACATCAACTATTGCAAATTCAGACAACTAGGAGTTTCATAATCCAAGTTCTCATCAACACTAATGGCATTCAACTTATCACATTTTAGACACTCCCTTGGCATTGGACTTGTCATTGCCCCCACCAACTTTCATCTTCTTTGCTCGTCTTTGTCCTTAGAATTAAGATTAGGGCTTATATGTAGTCCACCAATGCATTTCCAGCAGCCATGGCATTAGGTAAATCACGATGCCCCTGCCTTCATAATTTCATTTGTGCCTAAAGTTGCAAACCCCACAACATAACTtgtgatttgaatttttgtatgtgctaacaaaatttaaagaaactGTTATTTAAGATGATGTCAGCATAAAGTTATCTTACCAACTCTTTAATGTATAACTATATCTATACCTAGGCAAATCAGTTTTTATCATTAATAAGAATTAGTGTTTGTCATTCTGATTTAGCAGCTTGACAATTCCCTTTCTTTGTCTCTgctcaattctctctctctctttattgaAACTTCTCAATTTCCGTTGCATCAGTCAtcacttttctttgtttatttcttttgggAGACAAACACTTGCGCACTTGCGCACACAAAATGTACAAGGTAGATGAAATAAGTTTTTAACACAAacaccacaaatttcacttGAAAATTATGGTAACTTGTAAAAAATAGTAGGACAAAACTGACAAATATACTAAATACAACATACTTAAGTAATATGAGACAATtatccatatatatttttttcttttttaagaaaaaacaaatgcacatgaatttttataaaatgaattattgttagccttttttttttttttttttttttttataacttttaacATAAATCAAGGAATTGGTTAGCATTGGCgtcatagttgtcaaaacgtgaatcgtatcgtgaatcgatttttaatttttttgtatcgTATATAATATCGTATCGTGTATCATAAGATACACAAacatacaataaaatttataaaagattataaatatacatatataaatggtatattcattataaattttgaatatatttaactaataactaatttattaatcatttatgtaataatatttaacaagctaacTAAACAAATCAAACTAGCATTTGTTcataacatacacattcaaattacttaaattcatttaatcaaaaaaaattacttaaattcaaaagtgataatatattacaaatgacccaaaaataataatttattttcatcatattcatcaaattacCTAGTCAACCCCATCTAAGTCAACGCTATCATCATGTTTATaaatttgcaaatttatttcttttttaaaattttcttcatcatcattcgtcattaacatttactatctcttcttgttctttttattttaataattttttatagtttttttttttttggcattctagtttcttaGACTTGTAACAATAacgaaaaaaaattaacataaaattttaaatattaaagtgaaaGATAAGTGTGTCCTATGTAGTCCAATTGTAGgaaagaggggaaaaaacttataaatatgttattttagtaggcaaaattaagtaaactaataattgtgtgttaaaaacaagtctaataacttgttagattcaaataaaagtacaagttttaacaaaaaatcttattttaaagcatttgtctATGTATCGTACGATTTTACGATACGTACAATTTTATGATATGATACGATTTATACGATAGGCATACTATATCGTACAATTCATAAACACTTACAATATGCCGATACGATACGAAATTTTTTACACACGATACgatacgtatcgtacgatacatatCGTGTATTGTACGATACTAACAACTATGATTGGCGTActatagagatatatatatatatatatatttatttatttatatttatatttatataaaaggtGAATagttacttttttaaaaaattttatgaacaaGTGAAAATTTACTAGTTACCATTTGGCAAGTTTGAGAGTACAAATTCAATTTACCACAAAAGGCCTTCTTCCATcgcaaattatttttatattgtttctgATGTATGAAATGTACTAACAAGTGCACATTTGGaggtggtatattgctatattttagctCCTCAAACACCAAAATGATGctccagcagtggagctaaatctattttttttagctccattgttacagtgcacatctataaataaatgtgcactgttcatgagagctaaaatatatataaatatatatatatatatatatattattttattctaccggTGATTAAAATAATTCCACTTGcacatttctttttcattcttttatctgtgcctctctctctctctctctctctctctcattcactctcatctcatctctgaTTCTGAACTCTAAAGCTCATCTCTCTTAATTCACCCTCTCAACTCCGGTGATTAAACTCTGGTCTCTCAATTCACTCTCTCAACTCTGGTCTCTCAACTCCCACCGAAACTCGACGTCACCGACCCACCAGCCGTCTCAGCCGCCCATCTCTCTTAAACCCACGCCGCCGATCACCTCAGACCCATGCTGCCATCCGTCAAAAACCCACGCGGCCGATCACCTTAGACCCACGCCGCCGATCAGAGTGCTTGCTCGTGGATATTGGGTACCTCACTGGGAAACCCATGGAGCTCGCCGACATTGTGcttgtttgtgattggtgattttttattttatttgtgattggtgattttgtttggtttgggttgaggaaaaagattggagatttggggtttttttttttttttttgcctgctgtggactggtggtggtggtggtgttggtggtggttgtggctgatggtggaggtggttgtggttggtgctgtggattttttttgggtagtgggatatattattttattgtagtgattatattattttattgtgtttaaagctaaaatagattcaCTACTGCACCATGtgtataaataaaatagataaagtaacttttggtgaaactaaaaagctaaatttttaactcCACTACTATAGATACTTTTATGCATCGATGCATAATGTATTTTTTAGCACATTCGATGCAGCTATTGGCCCATTGCTTTCAAATATAGCTTCGAGCTCTCTGACAGATATACTCATATTAGTCATATTCACCCATAACTACAACAACCGACTAAATTATAGTGCTTGCCCACactcttgaaagttgaaacgaTCACAAAAAACAAAGTCACTATTTAAGGTGCAGCAAAATGTAGGCCATGCTTTCTTAAAACAAGTAAACAGTTGCATGGGGAGTGCTACATTTTTTTCCCAAGAAAATTGGTTCCATGACAGTTAAAAAGCACCCCACCACCCCAAACACAAAATTCTAAGTATCAGTACCCATAAAGCAACTAACCAACAAAAAACACATCCCAAATCCCAAAATTAACCCCATACATTTTTCTTTATGGTTTCTCTAGCAAACATTATATATGTTACCATTTACCAATAACCTGTTACTTTCTTCATCATTGTCACATTCTTCACCATTAGATGGACACATCTCTAACCCAGTGAGATTCCTAGCCTTCAAAGCCTCAGCCTCCCAATTTGTACGTACCAGTACAACATAAAGGACTGAGAATACACAGGCTACCTGAGCAGAAAGGAGGCCACACCACAACCCACTAAACCCAAACTTGTGCCAGAAGGCTAGTCCCACAGCAACAGGAGTGCCCACAAagtaaaatgaccaaaaattgATATGGGCACCCACGGCGGGCCGTGCTGTGCCACGTATGATGCCACAGCCTGTGGTTTGTGGACAGTTGCCAAGCTCACAGAGCCCCATGATAGGCATAACTGAGGCAACCAAGGCTTTGACTTGCACATCATTTGTGAACAACCCTGCCCATCTTTCCCTTAGGATCACTGTCCATGTCACATTGATTATGCCGATTACACCAGCAGACCCCAATGCAACCATTGCTGCTAGTTTGGCTTTGTATGGCCTACCAGCTCCAAGTTCATTCCCTACCTGCAGACCATGTACTGTAACAAATTAAGAATTGATCCGGTGATAACACCAAGGATTTCATCATTTACTTAATCATGCATACAGTCCAAACATTTTGGGACCCATGAATGGGATATATGTGGGAGAAGGCCAACTTTTGTTGGATACATGCTTTTCGTATTGTCAAACATTGAAGGAGTTTGAGCTTTAGTtagtaaaaatgtaaaatgCGTTACATCTCTCTACTACCTTTGTCCAATCACACCAATCACATTACTTGTGTGACTTATCCAGGTCCGTATATGTGATGCAATCATATAACGGCCAAAACTAACGTAGTTCAAGTGTTGAACCCACTTccttacccccccccccccccccctctcttttcccaccaaaaataaaaaaaggggtaaCGCTGGCTCCAGTGATTGATAAACACATCGAACATGTGTCTACATCTTGTCGACTTTGCACACTGGAACGCTAGAGATAAGTTATTTCCATAAAATGGCATAAGATAAATGCCATCTATTAAAACTTAATAGACATTTAAGTCTATTTTGATTAATAATTTGACGGTTAAATATCAAATAAGTGTGAAATACTACTCTAATAATGTCAAGTATTACCCGATTAAtaacatataataaaataaaataaaaatcaaacatgaagtactaaaataaaaattttaaatcataaagtcaaaataaaaacaacatgAAACTTTAAACCCTAAAATATGTAGTAGTCTTTTAGGTTTTAGATATAGATGTCGCCATCGAACCAAGACCCGACCTCTCTCTTAGCTAGAAAAATTTAAGcgaaaataagaataaaatacaATAGAGGTGATTGAAGTACTTACTCTGGCAGAGACACAGCCAGCAAGGGCCATGGGGACAGTGTACATCATGCTAGTGGTCTGAATAAGAATCCCAGTAGCAGCTACAGCCAGAGTTGGATTTGGCAAGTACCCAGCCATCACAGTCACAATCTCATACCACCACCACTCCAAGCATATCCCTAAACAGCTTGGTACTGCTAGTTTCAACAAAGGTCCCACTCCACACCACATTCCTTTCAAATCAACCACGCTATTAATATTATTCCCCACTTTCCACTTAATCTCCCCTCCTTTCCACCAAACATACCCTCCCATCAAAACCA
This DNA window, taken from Quercus robur chromosome 2, dhQueRobu3.1, whole genome shotgun sequence, encodes the following:
- the LOC126713487 gene encoding protein DETOXIFICATION 54, translated to MAEKDPDFSSCKTPSASQVVEELKELWSMALPTTTSNFMAFFRTAVSVLFLGRLGRLELAGGALSIGFTNITGYSVLVGLTSGLEPVCSQAFGSKNWDLLSLSFQRMILILLLAIIPISFLWVNLGSIMLFMGQDKEITKMAATYCIYSLPDLLTNTLLQPLRVFLRSQRVTKPMMYCSLLAVTFHVPLNIVLVRVMNLGVPGVAMASVLTNLNMVVLMGGYVWWKGGEIKWKVGNNINSVVDLKGMWCGVGPLLKLAVPSCLGICLEWWWYEIVTVMAGYLPNPTLAVAATGILIQTTSMMYTVPMALAGCVSARVGNELGAGRPYKAKLAAMVALGSAGVIGIINVTWTVILRERWAGLFTNDVQVKALVASVMPIMGLCELGNCPQTTGCGIIRGTARPAVGAHINFWSFYFVGTPVAVGLAFWHKFGFSGLWCGLLSAQVACVFSVLYVVLVRTNWEAEALKARNLTGLEMCPSNGEECDNDEESNRLLVNGNIYNVC